In Desulfopila inferna, a single window of DNA contains:
- a CDS encoding DUF6639 family protein yields the protein MPEIPPPNRLILLFSLMLIVLSFNEAPAGKYTCDGLPAITVFAKDPHTANTICDYAEKSLSILSRFGLIPLHQIIIEIVEEEIQNLGCTAYGAYDSRTDRITLMSYQSILRNQDHPQMYGEFFDRVFYGSVIAHEITHAVFHQYSPHISPGIVQQEYLAHAIQLAVLPEDRRTGIVARMEVTPWESGDIISDTYLGLDPEHFAVKSYSHLVTCDDPQAFIGILLNSKWFSINVP from the coding sequence ATGCCTGAAATCCCACCACCTAACAGACTAATCCTGTTGTTTTCTTTAATGCTGATTGTTCTTTCTTTTAACGAGGCACCCGCTGGAAAATATACATGTGATGGATTGCCTGCGATTACCGTTTTCGCAAAAGACCCCCATACGGCGAACACCATCTGCGATTATGCGGAAAAGTCACTATCGATTTTGAGCCGGTTCGGACTCATTCCTCTTCATCAGATCATCATAGAAATAGTTGAGGAAGAAATACAGAACCTTGGCTGCACTGCCTATGGCGCCTACGACAGTCGCACGGACAGGATCACCCTGATGTCATATCAATCGATCCTCCGCAATCAGGACCATCCACAGATGTATGGAGAATTTTTTGATCGGGTTTTTTACGGCAGTGTAATAGCACATGAAATAACCCATGCTGTTTTTCATCAATATTCTCCGCACATCTCTCCAGGAATCGTCCAGCAGGAGTATCTTGCTCATGCCATCCAGCTTGCAGTTCTTCCAGAAGACAGGAGAACCGGCATCGTCGCCCGGATGGAGGTCACTCCCTGGGAATCAGGAGATATCATAAGCGATACCTATTTGGGTTTGGACCCGGAACATTTTGCGGTAAAATCATATAGTCATCTGGTGACATGCGATGATCCTCAAGCCTTTATTGGAATCTTGCTGAATTCGAAATGGTTTTCCATTAATGTTCCCTGA
- a CDS encoding pyridoxal-phosphate-dependent aminotransferase family protein, protein MNHLDTLSQTLLMGPGPSCVPDPVYAALSRYTIGHLDPRFISIMDEIKRRLQLLMETENRLTIPISGTGSAGMETCFVNLIEPGDPVLVLKNGVFGMRMEDLAGRLGAAVDVLEFEWGTAVEPEAVKKKLQEKSYKIVAVVHAETSTGVMNPVDKIGEMAAASNALFLVDSVTSLGGLPVKTDDWKIDAIYSGTQKCLSCPPGLAPISFSAKAIETLKARKTKVPNWYLDLTMIINYWDGDTRAYHHTAPVNMLYGLYAALGVILEEGKEQVFARHRQTHDYLVEGLEKLGLAMAVSPESRLPMLNAVTIPEGTEDARIRQQLLKKYDIEIGAGLGPLAGKIWRVGLMGHTAREKNVDRLLQALQEIL, encoded by the coding sequence ATGAACCACCTCGATACCCTATCCCAGACGCTGCTCATGGGTCCTGGTCCCTCATGCGTCCCCGACCCGGTATATGCTGCCTTGTCCCGTTATACAATCGGTCATCTCGATCCTCGCTTTATCAGCATTATGGATGAGATAAAGAGGAGATTGCAGCTCCTCATGGAAACTGAAAACAGGCTGACCATTCCCATCTCCGGCACCGGATCAGCGGGAATGGAAACCTGCTTTGTCAATCTCATAGAGCCGGGGGATCCTGTTCTCGTTCTCAAAAACGGTGTCTTCGGCATGCGTATGGAGGATCTGGCCGGCCGGCTCGGAGCTGCCGTGGATGTCCTTGAATTCGAATGGGGTACCGCGGTAGAGCCTGAAGCAGTAAAGAAGAAGCTGCAGGAAAAATCATACAAAATTGTCGCTGTCGTCCATGCAGAAACATCTACCGGGGTAATGAACCCTGTTGATAAAATCGGGGAAATGGCCGCAGCAAGCAACGCCCTTTTTCTGGTCGACAGCGTCACCAGCCTTGGCGGATTACCGGTGAAGACTGACGATTGGAAGATCGATGCCATCTACAGCGGCACCCAGAAGTGCCTCTCCTGTCCGCCGGGGCTTGCACCGATCTCTTTTTCTGCAAAAGCGATTGAAACATTAAAAGCACGCAAGACCAAAGTTCCAAACTGGTATCTGGATCTCACCATGATCATCAACTACTGGGATGGAGACACACGGGCCTATCATCACACCGCTCCGGTGAATATGCTCTATGGTCTCTACGCGGCATTAGGCGTGATTCTGGAAGAAGGAAAGGAGCAGGTTTTTGCCCGTCACCGCCAAACGCATGATTACCTTGTTGAGGGCCTTGAGAAATTAGGGCTTGCCATGGCCGTGTCTCCGGAGAGCCGTCTGCCGATGCTCAATGCCGTGACCATTCCGGAAGGTACCGAGGATGCCCGGATACGCCAACAGCTGCTCAAAAAATATGATATAGAAATAGGTGCCGGCCTCGGTCCGCTGGCCGGTAAAATCTGGCGAGTTGGCCTTATGGGACATACCGCCAGAGAAAAAAACGTCGACAGGCTGCTCCAGGCACTTCAGGAAATACTGTAG
- a CDS encoding CBS domain-containing protein → MKIITTHKNTDFDALASVIAATILYPGAIGVIPKMVNRNVEKFLSTHKTAFNIVLPHEIEHEEVDTLIVVDTHCWKRLDRMEKLRQRDDLVIHIWDHHEEGDINASWQCIEPVGATVTLLVRELQRRKICLTPLDSTVLLIGLYEDTGHLSYPLTGREDAAAAEYLLGNCADLNVASFFLNPPYEEVQRDVLFKLIENTEKISHRKILIGINIVKLEKNVPMLASIVSMYRKLISTEVVFAIFVNNETSCTVIARSANERVDVAAVLGHFGGGGHPGAASATIKLERYSPESVKEKIIRVIRENRINRATIADLMSYPVTMVSPDTPMEKIREIMEEKGIRGILVGTEEDLEGIIVLWDLKKIKQDRQWKAPVKAFMARNVTTIPPNIDPAEAAQIMVQRNIGHLPVEHQGRIIGILTRTDMLTFFYDMLPD, encoded by the coding sequence ATGAAAATTATCACAACCCATAAAAATACCGACTTCGATGCTCTTGCCTCCGTCATTGCGGCAACCATTCTTTACCCCGGCGCAATTGGTGTAATTCCTAAAATGGTCAACAGGAATGTGGAAAAATTCCTCTCGACACATAAAACCGCCTTCAATATTGTTCTTCCCCATGAAATCGAGCATGAAGAAGTTGATACCCTGATCGTCGTCGACACGCACTGCTGGAAACGACTTGACCGTATGGAGAAACTGCGTCAACGGGATGATCTGGTGATTCACATCTGGGATCATCATGAGGAAGGAGACATCAACGCCTCCTGGCAATGTATCGAACCTGTCGGTGCAACCGTGACTCTGCTGGTCAGGGAGCTGCAACGCCGAAAAATTTGCCTGACGCCTCTGGACTCCACGGTTTTGCTCATTGGCCTCTATGAAGATACCGGCCACCTCTCCTATCCTTTGACCGGAAGGGAGGACGCCGCGGCCGCAGAATATCTGCTGGGCAACTGCGCCGATCTCAATGTTGCCTCGTTTTTTCTCAACCCTCCGTATGAGGAAGTGCAGAGAGATGTTCTCTTCAAGCTGATCGAAAACACCGAGAAGATCAGCCATCGCAAGATCCTGATAGGGATCAATATCGTCAAACTCGAAAAGAATGTGCCAATGCTGGCCTCCATCGTCAGCATGTACCGCAAGCTCATCAGCACCGAAGTCGTTTTCGCCATATTCGTCAATAATGAAACCTCCTGCACCGTTATTGCCCGCAGTGCCAATGAACGTGTTGATGTCGCAGCAGTATTGGGACATTTTGGCGGCGGCGGTCATCCCGGCGCTGCATCAGCGACCATAAAACTGGAACGCTATAGCCCCGAAAGCGTTAAAGAGAAGATCATCAGGGTTATCAGGGAGAATAGGATCAACAGGGCCACAATTGCAGATCTGATGTCCTATCCGGTTACCATGGTATCTCCGGACACGCCGATGGAAAAGATTCGCGAAATCATGGAAGAGAAAGGTATCAGGGGAATTCTGGTGGGTACCGAAGAGGATCTGGAAGGCATAATCGTACTGTGGGATTTAAAAAAAATCAAACAGGACCGCCAGTGGAAGGCGCCGGTCAAAGCTTTCATGGCGCGCAACGTGACTACCATTCCGCCAAACATTGATCCTGCCGAGGCCGCCCAGATAATGGTGCAGCGCAATATTGGCCATCTTCCGGTTGAACACCAGGGCAGAATAATAGGTATCCTGACCCGGACGGACATGTTGACGTTTTTTTATGACATGCTGCCTGATTAG
- a CDS encoding enoyl-CoA hydratase-related protein, giving the protein METYTDIEVRYEDKVAHIIINRPDKLNAIRIKTYRELISALQEADDSPDCHLIVLEGSGGQFTAGNDLADLVGADKQQVMDGVQGIFNCVAGLKKVVIGVVEGVAVGIGTTLLLHCDLVVASSKTRFRLPFANLGVCPEGGSSVLLPQAIGQKMAREVLLTGRFFSAEEALRWGLINSVFETGKAAEAAQHYIVQLLRQPLDSLIATKKLMRASMADVEEVVSNELLVFGELLEKDETRQRIAGLLKR; this is encoded by the coding sequence ATGGAAACCTATACCGATATAGAAGTTCGCTATGAAGACAAGGTTGCGCATATTATCATTAACCGGCCGGACAAATTGAATGCCATTCGGATAAAAACCTATAGAGAGTTGATCTCTGCACTGCAGGAGGCTGACGATTCCCCGGATTGTCATCTCATCGTTTTGGAGGGGAGCGGCGGTCAGTTCACGGCAGGTAATGATCTTGCCGACCTGGTCGGAGCCGATAAGCAGCAGGTAATGGACGGAGTACAGGGGATTTTTAACTGTGTCGCCGGTCTGAAAAAGGTAGTGATAGGCGTGGTGGAAGGAGTAGCAGTAGGTATCGGCACAACCCTCCTGCTGCACTGTGATCTCGTCGTTGCCTCCAGCAAAACCAGATTCCGTCTGCCCTTCGCCAATCTCGGGGTCTGCCCGGAAGGCGGCTCGAGTGTCTTGCTGCCTCAGGCCATCGGCCAGAAAATGGCCCGGGAGGTGTTGCTGACCGGACGTTTTTTCAGTGCCGAAGAGGCCTTGCGCTGGGGATTGATCAACTCTGTTTTCGAAACGGGCAAGGCAGCAGAGGCGGCGCAACACTATATAGTACAGCTTCTTCGCCAGCCTCTCGATTCCCTTATTGCCACCAAGAAACTCATGCGGGCATCGATGGCCGATGTCGAAGAAGTGGTGAGCAATGAACTGCTGGTCTTTGGTGAACTCCTGGAAAAAGATGAAACGCGGCAGCGTATTGCGGGTCTGCTGAAACGATAA
- a CDS encoding DeoR/GlpR family DNA-binding transcription regulator, with amino-acid sequence MEIISERQKHILHTAKKKGRVNVDQLAAFFRVSPQTIRKDLNELCNRQLLQRVHGGAIIGSSIENVSYEARKLLAPQSKKAIGKRAAQLIPDNCSLFINIGTTTEQVAMELTSHRGLMAITNNIKAIDILRSSPGIELIIAGGLVRRSDGGIVGVAAVDFINQFKVDYAIIGVSGIDEDGLLLDYDLSEVRVAQAIIANSRHVIMVADMMKFNRNAPVRIGHISQIDTLVIDGIPSKKFRDLCQEHEVVLEIAEPG; translated from the coding sequence ATGGAAATTATATCCGAAAGACAGAAACATATTCTTCATACTGCCAAGAAAAAAGGCAGGGTCAATGTCGATCAGCTCGCCGCTTTTTTTCGTGTGTCGCCGCAGACGATCCGCAAGGATCTCAACGAGCTTTGCAACCGGCAGCTGCTCCAGCGAGTCCATGGCGGCGCCATCATCGGATCAAGCATCGAAAATGTCAGTTATGAGGCGCGCAAGCTGCTGGCGCCGCAAAGCAAAAAGGCCATCGGCAAACGGGCGGCTCAGCTTATTCCCGATAATTGTTCTCTTTTTATCAATATAGGAACCACCACCGAACAGGTGGCCATGGAACTCACCTCTCACCGCGGCCTGATGGCGATTACCAACAACATCAAAGCCATAGATATTCTCAGATCTTCCCCCGGCATCGAGTTGATTATAGCCGGAGGATTGGTGCGCCGTTCAGACGGCGGTATCGTCGGTGTAGCCGCTGTGGATTTTATCAACCAGTTCAAGGTAGATTATGCGATCATCGGCGTCTCGGGTATAGACGAGGATGGCCTCCTGCTCGACTACGACCTCAGCGAAGTACGGGTGGCCCAGGCTATAATAGCCAATTCGAGGCATGTAATCATGGTAGCCGATATGATGAAGTTCAATCGTAATGCCCCGGTTCGTATTGGACACATTTCCCAGATCGACACGCTGGTCATCGACGGAATACCTTCTAAAAAATTCCGTGATCTCTGCCAAGAGCATGAGGTTGTCCTCGAGATTGCCGAACCCGGATGA